One window of the Pempheris klunzingeri isolate RE-2024b chromosome 10, fPemKlu1.hap1, whole genome shotgun sequence genome contains the following:
- the LOC139208890 gene encoding exosomal polycystin-1-interacting protein-like: MEMSPNTVSSASLPWSLWLLFFLSPITRTTSSAPTSEPSLPVNTTLLFDSGAPGYNLRNCSCSTLIQDCNEALANSLCRCHTVLRSTLPPAGLSEPGQLTIWVKEFWVLEELLNRSMVGHLRLSFCGTKPMDSQYLALLGLQTLRIHSPAPEAPYTNQEITVSPTAGVAAELGALSFDFSSSFHMTFLDLAVLNGLSALKAYSVVGPPAHTFFQDFPHLALPVALATSASEPLQKLLITFVY, translated from the exons ATGGAGATGTCTCCAAACACAGTCTCCTCTGCCTCGTTGCCTTGGTCATTGTGGTTGCTGTTCTTCTTAAGCCCCATCACCCGGACAACGAGTTCTGCCCCCACATCTGAACCTTCTCTGCCAGTCAATACTACACTGTTGTTTGACAGTGGCGCACCAGGCTACAACCTGCGGAACTGCAGCTGCTCTACACTCATCCAGGACTGCAATGAAGCTCTGGCCAACTCGCTGTGCAGATGCCACACCGTTCTGCGCTCCACTCTGCCCCCTGCAGGGCTTAGTGAGCCTGGACAACTCACCATCTGGGTGAAGGAGTTCTGggtcctggaggagctgctgaacAGGAGCATGGTTGGCCATTTGCGGTTGTCTTTTTGTGGAACAAAACCAATGGACAGCCAGTACCTGGCGCTGCTAGGCCTACAGACCCTCAGGATCCATAGTCCAGCACCAGAAGCTCCCTACACCAACCAGGAAATTACAGTGTCCCCCACAGCAGGGGTTGCAGCGGAACTAGGGGCTCTATCCTTtgacttctcctcctccttccacatGACCTTTCTGGATTTAGCAGTTCTCAATGGGCTCTCTGCCCTAAAGGCATACAGTGTGGTTGGACCACCTGCTCACACCTTCTTTCAAGACTTCCCCCACCTGGCATTGCCTGTTGCTCTGGCAACCTCT GCTTCAGAGCCTCTGCAGAAACTACTTATTACTTTTGTCTACTAA